In a single window of the Niabella ginsenosidivorans genome:
- a CDS encoding chorismate synthase: MNAFGQLFRVQIFGESHGECVGVVLDGLPAGLEVPVADFLPDMERRKGGTQKGATPRKEDDIPIFKSGVFNGRTTGFPVVIYFENKNTRSGDYEKLRDFPRPGHADFVAHKKFGGYEDYRGGGHFSARLTTGLVAAGVIAKKLLNLADKTSPLPEPSGPLPGRGEESTPGYMTSTVNEWRILSDFAKQNRKNATEAEALLWEELRNRKIENCKFRRQHPVSGYIPDFVCIERKLVIEIDGGYHNNAEQQQYDNVRTEWLAEYGYGLIRFTNNEVLQEKERVVSRIAEALKKRAHLQKAESAPPP, encoded by the coding sequence ATGAATGCATTTGGTCAGCTGTTCCGGGTACAGATCTTTGGGGAGTCACATGGAGAATGTGTAGGCGTTGTGCTGGATGGCCTGCCTGCCGGACTGGAAGTGCCGGTGGCAGATTTCCTGCCGGATATGGAGCGCCGGAAAGGCGGTACTCAAAAGGGGGCTACCCCAAGAAAGGAAGACGATATTCCCATTTTTAAAAGCGGTGTTTTTAACGGCAGAACAACCGGTTTCCCGGTAGTGATCTATTTTGAAAATAAGAACACCCGCAGCGGCGATTATGAAAAACTGCGCGATTTCCCGCGCCCCGGTCATGCAGATTTTGTGGCGCATAAGAAATTTGGCGGATATGAAGACTACAGGGGAGGAGGACATTTCAGTGCCCGCCTGACAACAGGGCTGGTAGCAGCAGGGGTGATTGCGAAGAAGCTGCTGAATTTGGCTGATAAGACCTCACCCCTTCCCGAACCATCGGGACCTCTCCCCGGGAGAGGGGAAGAGTCCACTCCTGGTTATATGACCAGTACAGTAAATGAGTGGCGGATTTTATCTGATTTTGCTAAACAAAACAGAAAGAACGCAACAGAAGCAGAGGCGTTGCTATGGGAGGAGTTGCGGAACCGGAAAATAGAAAACTGTAAGTTCAGAAGACAGCATCCTGTTTCGGGGTATATTCCGGATTTTGTTTGTATTGAGAGAAAGTTAGTGATAGAAATCGATGGAGGATATCATAATAATGCAGAGCAACAGCAATATGACAATGTACGGACTGAATGGTTAGCGGAGTATGGTTACGGGTTAATAAGATTTACAAACAATGAAGTATTACAGGAAAAAGAGCGCGTAGTAAGCCGCATTGCAGAAGCGCTTAAAAAAAGAGCACATCTGCAAAAAGCAGAATCTGCCCCCCCTCCTTAG
- the aroB gene encoding 3-dehydroquinate synthase, producing the protein MEKIIKFSNAATHFYFDSSIKQLSKIADKKSLVIITDENIFKAHTAKFKGCNVIALKPGEAYKVQATVDEVIDTLIKMEADRKTVLVGVGGGVITDLTGYIASVYMRGLRFGFVPTSILALVDASIGGKNGIDVDRYKNLVGVIRQPSFILHDISLLQSLPQSEWENGFAEIIKHACIKDAAMFRQLQKESITSYQEDSRKLSDLIRRNALIKTRVVQKDEFEKGERRLLNLGHTLGHALEKEYELMHGQAVAIGTTYACHISEKITGFAQTEDVVALLEQYHLPTYASFNKQKVFNSLKMDKKREQKEMNFVLLDKIGKGVVKAIPMKQLEKIISRL; encoded by the coding sequence CATAAAACAACTGTCGAAGATCGCTGATAAAAAATCGCTGGTCATCATCACCGACGAAAATATTTTTAAAGCGCATACGGCAAAATTCAAAGGCTGCAATGTTATTGCGCTGAAGCCGGGGGAAGCCTATAAAGTGCAGGCCACCGTTGATGAAGTGATTGACACATTAATAAAGATGGAAGCCGACCGTAAAACAGTATTGGTAGGTGTTGGCGGCGGTGTGATTACGGACCTGACGGGGTATATTGCCTCTGTATATATGCGGGGGCTTCGTTTTGGATTTGTTCCCACTTCTATACTGGCGCTGGTAGATGCTTCCATTGGCGGGAAAAATGGTATTGATGTAGACCGGTATAAGAACCTGGTGGGTGTTATCCGGCAGCCTTCTTTTATCCTGCATGATATTTCCCTGTTACAATCATTGCCCCAAAGCGAATGGGAGAATGGCTTTGCAGAGATCATTAAACATGCCTGTATAAAGGATGCTGCTATGTTCCGGCAGTTACAGAAAGAATCTATTACTTCTTACCAGGAAGACAGTCGTAAGCTAAGCGATCTTATCCGGAGGAATGCTTTAATTAAGACCCGGGTAGTACAAAAGGATGAGTTTGAAAAAGGCGAGCGCCGTTTGTTAAACCTGGGCCATACATTGGGCCATGCGCTGGAAAAGGAATATGAGCTGATGCATGGACAGGCGGTAGCAATTGGCACCACTTATGCCTGCCATATTTCAGAAAAGATCACCGGCTTTGCCCAGACTGAAGACGTAGTAGCGCTTTTGGAACAGTATCATTTGCCTACTTATGCCAGCTTTAATAAGCAGAAAGTGTTTAACAGCCTGAAAATGGACAAAAAGCGCGAACAGAAAGAAATGAACTTTGTATTGCTGGACAAAATAGGAAAAGGAGTGGTAAAAGCCATTCCTATGAAGCAGCTGGAAAAGATAATAAGCAGATTATGA
- a CDS encoding chorismate synthase, whose protein sequence is MQKRLKKEHICKKQNLPPLLRRGSGEVSIEAKIIEIGGDPDPEQGLQKAIDAKDSVGGLIECRVNGLPVGLGEPYFDSVESVLAHLLFTIPAVKGVEFGAGFAAAKMFGSQHNDAIENTAGKTVTNNAGGIVGGITNGNELVFRIAIKPTASTPKQQHSLNWQTGTMEDFSVKGRHDLCVALRAPVIVEAVTAIALADFMMLAGKIPRIV, encoded by the coding sequence TTGCAGAAGCGCTTAAAAAAAGAGCACATCTGCAAAAAGCAGAATCTGCCCCCCCTCCTTAGGAGGGGGTCGGGGGAGGTCTCCATTGAAGCAAAGATCATTGAAATAGGCGGCGATCCTGATCCTGAACAGGGATTGCAGAAAGCCATTGATGCCAAAGATTCCGTAGGCGGGCTGATCGAATGCAGGGTAAACGGGCTGCCTGTTGGCCTGGGAGAACCCTATTTTGATTCGGTGGAGTCTGTGCTGGCGCACCTGTTGTTTACCATTCCAGCTGTAAAAGGGGTGGAGTTTGGTGCCGGCTTTGCAGCGGCAAAGATGTTTGGCTCACAGCATAATGATGCTATAGAAAATACAGCCGGAAAGACGGTTACCAATAATGCCGGCGGAATTGTGGGGGGGATTACCAATGGCAACGAGCTGGTTTTTCGCATTGCCATTAAGCCCACCGCTTCTACGCCCAAACAGCAGCACAGCCTGAACTGGCAGACTGGTACCATGGAAGATTTTTCTGTAAAGGGCCGTCATGACCTTTGTGTAGCCTTGCGCGCACCGGTGATCGTTGAAGCGGTAACCGCCATTGCATTGGCCGATTTTATGATGCTTGCCGGGAAAATACCCCGCATTGTATAG
- the aroA gene encoding 3-phosphoshikimate 1-carboxyvinyltransferase yields MNRTIYPSTLAGNIYAPASKSSMQRACAAALLSTKKAIITNPGHSNDDKAAQGIIKALGAVITLVNDETIEINSSFLDDPGNIRSKENSVNCGESGLSIRMFTPVVALCNNEVTINGEGSLVTRPMDFFDQVLPQLGVTISSNSGKLPLKVNGPLQPKDITIDGSLSSQFLTGLLMAFSVAPIDHPVTIQVKDLKSKPYIDLTLDVMQQFGMNVPENKNYEAFIFKPASHPDSHQNSDLKSQVSNLKSQISYTVEGDWSGGAFLLVAGAIAGDIRVSGLQQSSTQADKKILEALMAANAGIAMEAKGIKLHAAPLTAFEFDATDCPDLFPPLVALAANCKGVTTIKGVSRLAHKESDRGLTLQQEFGKMGIQVELDGDWMHVHGGPVKGALVHSRHDHRIAMACATAALKANGPTTIEEAQAVNKSYPDFYEHLKQLGAKVTGDLEYGAALKEIYSDKENK; encoded by the coding sequence ATGAACAGAACCATATATCCATCCACATTAGCGGGCAATATTTATGCACCGGCATCCAAAAGCTCTATGCAGCGTGCCTGTGCGGCAGCTTTGCTGTCAACAAAAAAAGCGATCATTACCAACCCCGGGCATAGTAATGATGATAAAGCGGCGCAGGGCATTATAAAAGCACTGGGCGCTGTAATTACTCTGGTTAATGATGAGACCATTGAAATAAACAGCTCCTTCCTGGATGATCCCGGTAACATCCGGTCAAAAGAAAACAGTGTCAATTGCGGGGAAAGTGGCTTAAGCATCCGCATGTTTACCCCGGTAGTTGCCTTATGCAATAATGAAGTCACCATTAACGGGGAAGGCAGCCTGGTAACACGCCCTATGGATTTCTTTGACCAGGTATTGCCGCAGCTGGGAGTGACCATCAGTTCCAACAGCGGTAAGCTGCCATTAAAAGTAAATGGTCCCTTACAGCCAAAAGATATTACTATTGACGGGTCTTTAAGCTCCCAGTTCTTAACCGGCCTGTTAATGGCTTTTTCTGTAGCGCCCATCGATCATCCGGTAACCATTCAGGTAAAGGATCTGAAAAGCAAACCTTATATTGACCTTACCCTGGATGTAATGCAGCAATTCGGGATGAATGTTCCTGAAAATAAAAACTACGAAGCGTTTATATTTAAACCTGCGTCTCATCCCGATAGCCATCAGAACTCAGATCTCAAGTCTCAGGTCTCGAATCTGAAATCTCAAATCAGTTATACCGTTGAAGGCGACTGGAGCGGGGGAGCGTTTTTATTGGTGGCGGGTGCTATAGCAGGCGATATCCGTGTAAGCGGCCTGCAGCAATCAAGCACACAGGCAGATAAAAAGATCCTGGAAGCATTGATGGCGGCCAATGCGGGCATTGCCATGGAGGCAAAGGGTATTAAGCTGCATGCGGCACCGTTAACGGCTTTTGAGTTTGACGCTACGGACTGTCCGGATCTGTTTCCACCCCTGGTAGCCTTAGCCGCCAATTGTAAAGGGGTTACCACTATAAAAGGGGTAAGCCGGTTAGCGCATAAGGAAAGCGACCGGGGGCTGACCTTGCAGCAGGAATTTGGAAAAATGGGCATACAGGTGGAACTGGATGGCGATTGGATGCACGTTCATGGCGGTCCGGTCAAAGGGGCATTGGTACATTCCCGTCACGATCATCGTATTGCTATGGCCTGCGCAACAGCCGCCTTAAAGGCAAACGGGCCAACAACCATAGAAGAAGCCCAGGCAGTTAATAAATCATATCCCGATTTTTATGAGCATTTAAAACAACTGGGCGCAAAAGTTACGGGAGATCTGGAATATGGAGCTGCTTTAAAAGAAATCTATTCTGATAAAGAAAATAAATAA